One window from the genome of Pseudomonas frederiksbergensis encodes:
- a CDS encoding cell division protein ZapA: MSSSNSVTVQILDKEYSIICPQEERSNLVSAARYLDGKMREIRSSGKVIGADRIAVMAALNITHDLLHRQDTPDVQVSGSTREQVRDLLDRVDLVLATDPDVSKG; the protein is encoded by the coding sequence ATGAGTTCAAGCAATAGCGTAACCGTGCAGATCCTCGACAAAGAGTATTCGATCATCTGCCCCCAGGAAGAGCGCAGCAACCTGGTGAGCGCCGCCCGTTACCTGGACGGCAAGATGCGGGAGATCCGCAGCAGCGGCAAAGTCATCGGTGCCGATCGCATCGCCGTGATGGCCGCCTTGAACATCACCCACGACCTGCTGCACCGCCAGGATACGCCCGACGTACAGGTCAGCGGCTCGACCCGTGAACAGGTTCGCGACTTGCTGGATCGGGTGGATCTGGTGCTCGCCACCGATCCGGACGTCAGCAAGGGCTGA
- a CDS encoding 5-formyltetrahydrofolate cyclo-ligase, translating into MTEPALPTRPQLRRLLRQARRALTPAQQRDAARGLYRQLAQHPLFRRARHIALYLPNDGEIDPRLLLRAAQRRGKATYLPVLSPWPQTKMVFQRIHPGEKMQPNRFRIPEPRKNIARQRKVWTLDLVLLPLVGFDDAGGRLGMGGGFYDRSLAYLSRRKQWRKPTLLGLAHECQRVERLAQASWDVPLQGTVSDRRWYIAR; encoded by the coding sequence ATGACCGAACCTGCGTTGCCGACCCGCCCGCAACTTCGCCGCCTGCTGCGCCAGGCCCGTCGCGCCCTGACGCCGGCCCAGCAACGGGACGCCGCCCGAGGCCTTTACAGGCAACTGGCCCAGCACCCGCTTTTTCGTCGCGCACGACACATCGCCCTGTACCTGCCCAACGACGGCGAGATCGATCCACGCCTGCTGCTGCGCGCAGCCCAACGCAGGGGCAAGGCGACTTACCTGCCGGTGCTCAGCCCATGGCCGCAGACCAAAATGGTCTTCCAGCGAATCCATCCCGGCGAGAAGATGCAACCCAATCGCTTTCGCATCCCCGAGCCGCGCAAGAATATCGCCCGCCAGCGCAAGGTCTGGACGCTGGATCTGGTGCTGTTGCCGCTGGTCGGGTTTGATGATGCCGGAGGTCGGCTGGGCATGGGCGGGGGATTCTACGATCGCAGCCTGGCGTACCTGTCCCGCCGCAAACAATGGCGCAAGCCGACCTTGCTGGGACTGGCGCACGAATGCCAAAGAGTCGAGCGATTGGCGCAGGCAAGCTGGGATGTGCCGCTGCAAGGAACGGTCAGCGACAGGCGTTGGTACATTGCGCGATAG
- a CDS encoding EVE domain-containing protein has product MAYWLMKSEPDELSIQGLEKLGHARWDGVRNYQARNFLRAMAVGDTFFFYHSSCPEPGIAGIGKIIKAAYPDPTALEPDSHYFDAKASAEKNPWTAIDVAHVETFARVLKLDYLKQQAALAEMPLVQKGSRLSVMPVTAEQWATVIGLKP; this is encoded by the coding sequence ATGGCCTATTGGCTGATGAAATCCGAGCCCGACGAATTGTCCATCCAGGGCCTGGAAAAGCTCGGCCACGCGCGCTGGGACGGGGTTCGCAACTATCAGGCGCGCAATTTCCTGCGGGCCATGGCGGTTGGCGACACGTTCTTTTTCTACCATTCCAGTTGCCCGGAGCCAGGCATCGCCGGGATTGGCAAAATCATCAAGGCAGCCTATCCCGATCCCACGGCCCTGGAGCCTGACAGCCACTACTTCGACGCCAAGGCCAGTGCGGAAAAAAATCCCTGGACCGCCATCGATGTCGCCCACGTAGAGACGTTCGCTCGTGTGCTCAAGCTCGACTACCTCAAACAGCAGGCCGCCCTGGCCGAAATGCCGCTGGTGCAGAAAGGCTCGCGGCTGTCGGTGATGCCGGTGACGGCCGAGCAGTGGGCGACGGTGATCGGCTTGAAACCTTGA
- a CDS encoding flagellar basal body-associated protein FliL yields the protein MKAWIMLMLALSLPVAAMAEESKEAKEGEAPKVSYITLSPPFVGNYGLDGTTRLKVYKADVALRVTGDAAAAAVKANEPLIRNQLVALFAQQTTETMNNLEAKEKLRQEALKQTQQVMNDETGKPMVDDLLFNNLIIQ from the coding sequence GTGAAAGCGTGGATCATGTTGATGCTGGCCCTGTCGTTGCCTGTGGCAGCGATGGCCGAAGAGAGCAAGGAAGCCAAGGAAGGCGAGGCGCCGAAAGTCAGCTACATCACCTTGAGCCCACCGTTCGTGGGCAACTATGGGCTGGACGGTACGACCAGGCTTAAAGTCTACAAGGCTGACGTGGCCCTGCGCGTGACCGGCGATGCCGCTGCTGCGGCGGTGAAAGCGAACGAGCCGTTGATTCGCAACCAGTTGGTTGCGCTGTTCGCCCAGCAGACGACCGAGACCATGAACAACCTTGAAGCCAAGGAAAAACTGCGTCAGGAAGCGTTGAAGCAGACCCAGCAAGTGATGAATGACGAGACCGGCAAGCCGATGGTCGATGATCTGTTGTTCAACAACCTGATCATTCAATAA
- a CDS encoding NADPH:quinone oxidoreductase family protein, whose translation MKAVLCKEFGPAESLVLEDVASPVVKKNEVLLDVHAAGVNFPDTLIIEGKYQFKPPFPFSPGGEAAGVISEVGEKISHLKVGDRVMALTGWGSFAEQVAVPGYNVLPIPSSMDFNTAAAFSMTYGTSMHALKQRANLQPGETLLVLGASGGVGLAAVEIGKAMGARVIAAASSAEKLAVAKAAGADELINYNETSLKDEIKRLTDGQGADVIYDPVGGDLFDQAVRAIAWNGRLLVVGFASGRIPELPVNLALLKGASVVGVFWGSFAQRQPQDNAANFQQLFGWFAEGKLKPLVSQVYPLSNAAQAINDLGQRKAVGKVVVQVR comes from the coding sequence ATGAAAGCCGTGCTGTGCAAAGAATTCGGCCCTGCCGAATCGCTGGTGCTGGAAGACGTCGCCAGCCCTGTCGTGAAGAAGAATGAAGTGTTGCTGGATGTGCACGCCGCCGGGGTGAATTTTCCTGACACGCTGATCATCGAGGGCAAATACCAGTTCAAGCCGCCCTTCCCGTTCTCGCCGGGCGGCGAAGCGGCAGGGGTCATCAGCGAGGTAGGGGAGAAGATCAGCCACCTGAAGGTCGGTGACCGGGTCATGGCCCTGACCGGCTGGGGCAGTTTCGCCGAACAAGTGGCGGTGCCGGGCTACAACGTGTTGCCGATTCCCTCCTCCATGGATTTCAACACGGCGGCCGCCTTCAGCATGACCTACGGCACATCGATGCACGCTCTCAAGCAGCGAGCCAACCTCCAGCCCGGAGAAACCCTGCTGGTACTCGGCGCCTCCGGCGGCGTCGGCCTGGCGGCAGTGGAAATCGGCAAGGCCATGGGCGCCCGCGTCATCGCTGCCGCCAGTAGCGCGGAAAAACTCGCCGTGGCCAAGGCCGCCGGCGCCGACGAACTGATCAACTACAACGAAACCAGCCTCAAGGACGAAATCAAGCGCCTCACCGACGGCCAAGGCGCCGACGTTATCTACGACCCGGTGGGTGGCGATCTTTTCGACCAGGCCGTGCGCGCCATTGCTTGGAACGGCCGGTTGCTGGTGGTCGGGTTTGCCAGCGGACGCATTCCCGAACTGCCGGTGAACCTGGCCCTGCTCAAGGGCGCCTCGGTGGTCGGCGTGTTCTGGGGCTCCTTCGCCCAGCGCCAACCCCAGGACAATGCCGCCAACTTCCAGCAATTGTTCGGCTGGTTCGCCGAAGGCAAGCTCAAGCCGCTGGTGTCGCAGGTGTACCCGCTTTCCAATGCCGCCCAGGCGATCAACGATCTGGGCCAGCGCAAGGCTGTGGGAAAAGTGGTGGTGCAGGTTCGCTGA
- the glpT gene encoding glycerol-3-phosphate transporter: MFAFFRPAAHQAALPEEKIDSTYRRLRWQIFAGIFIGYAGYYLLRKNFSLAMPYLIDEGYTRGQLGLAMSAIAIAYGLSKFLMGLVSDRSNPRYFLPFGLLVSAGVMFIFGFAPWATSSVTIMFILLFINGWAQGMGWPPSGRTMVHWWSQKERGGVVSVWNVAHNVGGGLIGPLFLLGMAWFNDWHAAFYVPATVALAVAVFAFATMRDTPQSVGLPPIEKYKDDYPEGYDASHENEFSAKEIFVKYVLRNKMLWYIAMANVFVYLLRYGVLDWAPTYLKEAKGFTVDKSSWAYFFYEWAGIPGTLLCGWMSDKIFRGNRGLTGMVFMALVTVATLVYWLNPAGNPTVDMIALVSIGFLIYGPVMLIGLQALELAPKKAAGTAAGFTGLFGYLGGSVAASAAMGYTVDHFGWDGGFVLLVGACLLAMAFLAPTLWHKQIASQSREAVA, translated from the coding sequence ATGTTTGCTTTCTTTCGACCTGCCGCACATCAGGCAGCCCTGCCTGAAGAAAAAATAGACAGCACCTACCGACGCCTGCGCTGGCAGATCTTCGCCGGGATTTTCATCGGCTATGCCGGTTATTACCTGCTGCGCAAGAACTTCTCGCTGGCGATGCCGTATCTCATCGACGAGGGCTACACTCGTGGCCAGCTTGGCCTGGCCATGTCGGCCATCGCCATTGCCTATGGCTTGTCGAAATTCCTGATGGGCCTGGTGTCCGACCGCTCCAACCCGCGCTATTTCCTACCGTTCGGCTTGCTGGTATCAGCCGGGGTGATGTTCATTTTCGGTTTCGCGCCCTGGGCAACCTCCAGTGTGACGATCATGTTCATTCTGCTGTTCATCAACGGCTGGGCCCAAGGCATGGGCTGGCCGCCAAGCGGACGGACCATGGTGCACTGGTGGTCGCAGAAGGAGCGCGGCGGCGTGGTATCGGTCTGGAACGTGGCGCACAACGTCGGAGGTGGCCTGATCGGTCCGCTGTTCCTGCTGGGGATGGCCTGGTTCAATGACTGGCACGCGGCATTCTATGTGCCCGCTACCGTGGCGCTCGCCGTTGCGGTGTTTGCCTTTGCGACCATGCGCGACACCCCGCAGTCGGTGGGCCTGCCACCGATCGAGAAATACAAGGACGACTATCCGGAAGGCTACGACGCCAGTCACGAGAACGAATTCAGCGCCAAGGAAATCTTCGTCAAGTACGTGCTGCGCAACAAAATGCTCTGGTACATCGCCATGGCCAACGTCTTCGTCTACCTGCTGCGCTACGGCGTGCTGGACTGGGCCCCGACCTACCTCAAGGAAGCCAAGGGCTTCACGGTGGATAAAAGCTCCTGGGCCTACTTCTTCTACGAATGGGCGGGTATTCCGGGGACGCTGTTGTGCGGCTGGATGTCCGACAAGATCTTCCGTGGCAACCGTGGCCTGACCGGCATGGTGTTCATGGCCCTGGTGACCGTGGCGACCTTGGTTTACTGGCTGAACCCGGCCGGCAACCCGACCGTCGACATGATTGCCCTGGTGTCCATCGGCTTCCTGATTTATGGCCCGGTGATGCTGATCGGCTTGCAGGCTCTGGAATTGGCGCCGAAAAAAGCCGCCGGTACCGCCGCAGGCTTCACCGGCCTGTTCGGGTACCTGGGTGGCTCGGTCGCGGCCAGCGCCGCCATGGGCTACACCGTGGACCATTTTGGCTGGGACGGCGGTTTTGTGCTGCTGGTCGGTGCTTGCCTGCTGGCGATGGCGTTCCTTGCGCCAACGCTGTGGCACAAGCAGATCGCCAGTCAGAGCCGCGAAGCAGTCGCCTGA
- a CDS encoding gamma-glutamylcyclotransferase: MTAIESAITCALYPPRLELGAQLTREQLLASMRSTMSLHQGGPVWLFAYGSLIWRPECTAVERVRGRVHGYHRGLYLWSHEHRGTPELPGLVFGLDRGGSCSGFAYRLPEENLEDSLFALWQREMPVPSYRPHWLSCRLEDGNRVQALGFVLERHLPSYAGNLPDHVLSQVFESACGRYGTTRDYVEQTIHALRSHAMPDRNLEARLKRCRSIGDQATASRL, encoded by the coding sequence ATGACCGCTATCGAATCCGCCATAACCTGCGCCCTGTACCCGCCCCGGCTCGAGCTGGGTGCGCAGCTGACCCGCGAACAATTGCTCGCCTCGATGCGATCGACCATGAGCCTTCATCAGGGCGGACCGGTCTGGCTGTTCGCCTATGGTTCGTTGATCTGGCGTCCGGAATGCACGGCGGTGGAGCGGGTGCGAGGCCGGGTCCATGGTTACCATCGCGGCTTGTACCTGTGGTCCCATGAGCATCGCGGCACTCCGGAGCTGCCCGGGTTGGTGTTCGGATTGGACCGTGGCGGTTCGTGCAGCGGTTTCGCCTACCGGTTGCCGGAGGAAAATCTCGAGGACTCGCTGTTTGCCCTGTGGCAACGCGAAATGCCGGTCCCGTCCTATCGCCCGCACTGGCTCAGTTGCCGTCTCGAGGATGGCAATCGGGTGCAGGCCCTGGGCTTCGTGCTGGAGCGACACCTGCCCAGCTATGCCGGCAACTTGCCGGACCATGTGCTGAGCCAGGTGTTCGAAAGCGCTTGCGGGCGTTATGGCACGACTCGCGATTATGTCGAGCAGACCATCCACGCCCTGCGCAGCCACGCCATGCCAGACCGGAATCTGGAGGCGCGGCTCAAGCGCTGCCGATCAATAGGGGATCAGGCGACTGCTTCGCGGCTCTGA
- a CDS encoding CDP-6-deoxy-delta-3,4-glucoseen reductase, with amino-acid sequence MRVTLQPSGAVLEIQPAERILDGARRLGYDCPQSCRNGNCHVCGALLVEGRVEQAGEIRDHGEIFTCIAEPLEDCVVLWDGVLAPGELPVRNLACQVIECADVGGDVWRVRLRAPAGKPPRYHAGQYLMIERENGEKSAFSLASAPHSGRELQLHVLVRESSAQKLLEQLQRNPNVRIEMPFGDTHLSELPDGPLVLIAAGTGMAQMHSLIEHCRAQGFKHPVHLYWGVRRPEDFYEIEHWDEWKELPNLYLHKVVSDLCGWKGRCGMLHEAVCEDLSDLSGVHVYASGSPAMIYATLDALVEAGMDAHQMRADVFAYAPRA; translated from the coding sequence ATGCGTGTAACCTTGCAGCCTTCCGGCGCGGTGCTGGAGATACAGCCGGCCGAGCGGATTCTCGACGGCGCGCGGCGCCTGGGCTACGACTGCCCGCAGAGCTGTCGCAACGGCAACTGCCACGTGTGTGGCGCGTTGCTGGTGGAAGGTCGCGTGGAGCAGGCCGGTGAAATACGTGATCATGGCGAGATTTTTACGTGCATCGCCGAGCCGCTGGAGGACTGCGTGGTGTTGTGGGATGGCGTGCTGGCGCCGGGCGAACTGCCGGTACGCAACCTGGCATGCCAGGTCATCGAGTGCGCCGACGTGGGTGGCGATGTCTGGCGAGTGCGCCTGCGGGCGCCAGCGGGAAAGCCACCGCGCTATCACGCCGGGCAGTACCTGATGATCGAACGGGAAAACGGCGAGAAATCGGCTTTTTCCCTGGCTTCGGCGCCGCATTCCGGACGCGAGCTGCAATTGCATGTCTTGGTGCGCGAAAGCAGTGCACAGAAACTGCTGGAGCAACTGCAGCGCAACCCCAATGTGCGCATCGAGATGCCCTTCGGCGACACTCACCTTTCCGAGCTTCCCGACGGTCCGCTCGTGCTCATCGCTGCCGGAACCGGCATGGCCCAGATGCACAGCCTGATCGAGCACTGCCGCGCCCAGGGGTTCAAGCACCCGGTGCATCTGTATTGGGGCGTGCGGCGTCCCGAAGATTTCTATGAGATCGAGCATTGGGACGAGTGGAAGGAACTCCCGAACCTGTACCTGCATAAGGTCGTCAGCGACCTGTGCGGTTGGAAAGGGCGTTGCGGGATGCTCCACGAAGCGGTATGCGAGGACCTCAGCGATCTTTCCGGCGTACACGTCTACGCCAGCGGCTCGCCGGCGATGATCTACGCCACACTCGATGCGCTGGTGGAAGCTGGCATGGACGCCCATCAAATGCGCGCGGACGTGTTTGCGTATGCGCCAAGGGCTTGA
- the ubiD gene encoding 4-hydroxy-3-polyprenylbenzoate decarboxylase, translating into MQYRDLRDFISGLEQRGELKRIQVPVSPVLEMTEVCDRTLRAKGPALLFENPTGYDIPVLGNLFGTPERVALGMGAEAVSELREIGKLLAFLKEPEPPKGLKDAWSKLPIFRKIISMAPKVVKDAICQEVVIEGDDVDLAMLPVQTCWPGDVGPLITWGLTVTKGPNKDRQNLGIYRQQVIGRNKVIMRWLSHRGGALDYREWCEKHPGQPFPVSVALGADPATILGAVTPVPDSLSEYAFAGLLRGNRTELVKCRGNDLQVPATAEIILEGVIHPGEMADEGPYGDHTGYYNEVDSFPVFTVERITHRIKPIYHSTYTGRPPDEPAILGVALNEVFVPILQKQFPEITDFYLPPEGCSYRMAVVTMKKSYPGHAKRVMLGVWSFLRQFMYTKFVIVTDDDINARDWNDVIWAITTRMDPKRDTVMIENTPIDYLDFASPVSGLGSKMGLDATHKWPGETTREWGRVIVKDEAVTQRIDAIWNQLGID; encoded by the coding sequence ATGCAGTATCGCGACTTGCGCGACTTTATCAGCGGGCTGGAACAGCGCGGCGAACTCAAGCGCATCCAGGTGCCAGTGTCACCCGTCCTGGAAATGACCGAGGTCTGCGACCGCACCCTGCGCGCAAAAGGCCCGGCGCTGTTGTTCGAAAACCCCACGGGTTATGACATTCCGGTGCTGGGCAACCTGTTCGGCACACCGGAGCGCGTGGCCCTGGGCATGGGCGCCGAGGCCGTCAGCGAACTGCGCGAGATCGGCAAGCTGCTGGCGTTCCTCAAGGAACCCGAGCCGCCGAAAGGCCTGAAGGACGCCTGGTCCAAGCTGCCGATTTTCCGCAAGATCATTTCCATGGCGCCGAAAGTCGTCAAGGACGCTATCTGCCAGGAAGTGGTGATCGAGGGCGACGATGTCGACCTGGCCATGCTTCCGGTGCAGACCTGCTGGCCGGGCGATGTGGGGCCGCTGATCACTTGGGGCCTGACCGTCACCAAGGGGCCGAACAAGGACCGCCAGAACCTGGGCATCTATCGCCAGCAGGTGATTGGTCGCAACAAGGTCATCATGCGCTGGCTGAGCCATCGCGGCGGCGCGCTGGATTACCGTGAGTGGTGTGAGAAACATCCCGGCCAGCCATTCCCGGTGTCGGTGGCCCTGGGCGCGGACCCGGCGACCATCCTCGGTGCTGTCACGCCCGTGCCCGACAGCCTCTCCGAATATGCCTTCGCCGGCCTGCTGCGGGGCAATCGCACCGAGCTGGTGAAATGCCGCGGCAACGACCTGCAAGTGCCGGCCACCGCCGAGATCATCCTTGAAGGCGTGATCCACCCCGGCGAAATGGCCGACGAAGGGCCGTACGGTGACCACACCGGTTACTACAACGAAGTGGACAGCTTCCCGGTGTTTACCGTCGAGCGCATCACCCATCGGATCAAGCCGATCTACCACAGCACCTACACCGGTCGTCCGCCTGATGAGCCGGCGATTCTCGGCGTGGCGCTGAACGAAGTGTTCGTGCCGATCCTGCAAAAGCAGTTTCCGGAGATCACCGATTTCTATCTGCCACCCGAAGGCTGCTCCTATCGCATGGCCGTGGTGACCATGAAGAAGTCGTATCCGGGGCATGCCAAGCGGGTCATGCTGGGCGTCTGGTCGTTTTTACGACAATTCATGTACACCAAGTTCGTTATTGTCACTGACGACGATATCAACGCACGGGATTGGAACGACGTGATCTGGGCCATCACCACGCGCATGGACCCCAAGCGTGACACGGTAATGATCGAGAATACGCCGATCGACTACCTCGACTTCGCCTCGCCGGTGTCCGGCCTGGGGTCGAAGATGGGGCTCGATGCCACGCATAAGTGGCCCGGTGAGACCACCCGTGAGTGGGGCCGGGTTATCGTCAAGGATGAAGCCGTTACCCAACGGATCGATGCCATCTGGAATCAGTTAGGAATAGATTGA
- the rho gene encoding transcription termination factor Rho yields the protein MNLTELKQKPITELLELAEQMGIENMARSRKQDVIFSLLKKHAKSGEEISGDGVLEILQDGFGFLRSADASYLAGPDDIYVSPSQIRRFNLRTGDTIVGKIRPPKEGERYFALLKVDTINFDRPENAKNKILFENLTPLFPTVRMKMEAGNGSTEDLTGRVIDLCAPIGKGQRGLIVAPPKAGKTIMLQNIAANIARNNPEVHLIVLLIDERPEEVTEMQRTVRGEVVASTFDEPPTRHVQVAEMVIEKAKRLVEHKKDVVILLDSITRLARAYNTVIPSSGKVLTGGVDAHALEKPKRFFGAARNIEEGGSLTIIATALVETGSKMDEVIYEEFKGTGNMELPLDRRIAEKRVFPAININRSGTRREELLTADDELQRMWILRKLLHPMDEVAAIEFLVDKLKTTKTNDEFFLSMKRK from the coding sequence ATGAATCTGACTGAACTCAAGCAAAAGCCGATTACCGAACTGCTCGAATTGGCCGAACAGATGGGCATAGAAAATATGGCCCGTTCGCGCAAGCAGGACGTGATTTTCTCCCTGCTCAAGAAGCACGCGAAAAGCGGCGAGGAAATCTCCGGTGATGGCGTGCTGGAGATTCTCCAGGACGGCTTCGGCTTCCTTCGCTCCGCAGACGCTTCCTATCTCGCCGGCCCGGACGATATCTACGTCTCGCCGAGCCAGATCCGTCGCTTCAACTTGCGCACCGGTGACACCATCGTTGGCAAGATCCGCCCTCCGAAGGAAGGCGAGCGTTATTTCGCCCTGCTCAAGGTCGACACGATCAACTTCGACCGTCCGGAAAACGCGAAGAACAAGATTCTCTTCGAGAACCTGACCCCGCTGTTCCCGACCGTGCGCATGAAGATGGAAGCCGGCAACGGCTCCACCGAAGACCTCACCGGTCGTGTCATCGACCTGTGCGCACCTATCGGCAAAGGCCAGCGCGGCCTGATCGTGGCACCGCCGAAAGCGGGCAAGACGATCATGCTGCAGAACATCGCGGCCAACATCGCCCGCAACAACCCTGAAGTTCACCTGATCGTGCTGTTGATCGATGAACGTCCGGAAGAAGTGACCGAGATGCAGCGCACCGTGCGTGGCGAAGTGGTCGCCTCGACGTTCGACGAGCCGCCAACCCGCCACGTGCAGGTTGCCGAAATGGTGATCGAGAAGGCCAAGCGCCTGGTCGAACACAAGAAGGACGTGGTGATCCTGCTCGACTCCATCACCCGTCTGGCCCGTGCCTACAACACCGTGATCCCGAGCTCCGGCAAGGTGCTGACCGGTGGTGTCGATGCCCACGCGCTGGAAAAGCCGAAGCGTTTCTTCGGTGCGGCACGGAACATCGAGGAAGGCGGCTCGCTGACCATCATCGCCACCGCGCTGGTCGAGACCGGCTCGAAGATGGACGAAGTGATCTACGAAGAGTTCAAGGGCACCGGCAACATGGAACTGCCCCTGGACCGTCGCATCGCCGAGAAACGTGTGTTCCCGGCCATCAACATCAACCGTTCCGGCACCCGTCGCGAAGAATTGCTGACGGCCGATGACGAGTTGCAGCGCATGTGGATCCTGCGCAAGCTGCTGCATCCGATGGATGAAGTCGCTGCCATCGAGTTCCTGGTCGACAAGCTGAAAACGACCAAGACCAACGATGAGTTTTTCCTGTCGATGAAACGCAAGTAA
- the trxA gene encoding thioredoxin TrxA produces the protein MSSDLIKHVSDASFEADVLKAEGAVLVDYWAEWCGPCKMIAPVLDEIAETYKGKLTVAKLNIDENQETPAKHGVRGIPTLMLFKNGNVEATKVGALSKSQLAAFLDANI, from the coding sequence ATGAGCAGCGATCTGATCAAACACGTTAGCGACGCTAGCTTCGAAGCTGACGTACTCAAGGCCGAAGGCGCGGTACTGGTCGACTATTGGGCTGAGTGGTGCGGTCCATGCAAAATGATCGCTCCGGTCCTGGACGAGATTGCCGAGACCTACAAGGGCAAGCTGACCGTTGCCAAGCTGAACATCGACGAAAATCAGGAAACCCCGGCCAAGCACGGCGTGCGCGGTATTCCTACGCTGATGCTGTTCAAGAACGGCAACGTCGAAGCCACCAAGGTCGGCGCGCTGTCGAAATCGCAACTGGCGGCATTCCTCGACGCCAACATCTAA
- a CDS encoding FadR/GntR family transcriptional regulator — translation MNSIARAVPEVALQAIRKLIADEGFGPGDALPSQRDLALQLGVSRASLREALSSLSALGMISVQPGRGVFVQAPAQAAGHDSTPGWPFAAKASPVDIFQLRYALEGFAAGLAAVTLSADELDALEDNVEAMRRELKAGDFDAAAQLDFEFHRRILLASGNQAMLSILTASAEIFLESQKLPFIRAERAMETWQEHRKILRALARRASVSAQKTMQEHVRNAALRTGISFIAPTAS, via the coding sequence ATGAATTCCATCGCTCGTGCCGTTCCTGAGGTGGCGCTGCAAGCCATCCGCAAACTGATCGCTGACGAAGGCTTCGGCCCGGGCGATGCACTGCCCTCGCAACGGGACCTGGCCTTGCAACTGGGGGTTAGCCGGGCGTCCCTGCGCGAAGCGCTTTCGTCGTTGAGCGCCCTGGGAATGATCAGCGTACAGCCGGGCCGGGGCGTTTTTGTGCAGGCCCCGGCGCAAGCCGCAGGTCACGACTCGACACCGGGTTGGCCTTTCGCCGCCAAGGCCTCGCCTGTGGATATCTTTCAGCTGCGCTATGCCCTCGAAGGTTTCGCAGCCGGATTGGCAGCCGTGACGTTGAGTGCCGATGAGCTCGATGCGCTGGAGGACAACGTCGAGGCCATGCGCCGGGAATTGAAGGCCGGGGATTTCGACGCTGCGGCGCAACTGGATTTCGAATTCCATCGGCGCATCCTGCTGGCCAGCGGCAACCAGGCGATGCTGAGCATCCTCACCGCCAGCGCCGAGATCTTCCTCGAGAGCCAGAAACTACCGTTCATCAGGGCGGAGCGGGCAATGGAAACCTGGCAGGAACACCGCAAGATTCTTCGCGCCCTGGCCCGTCGTGCATCGGTTTCAGCGCAAAAAACCATGCAGGAACATGTACGTAATGCTGCGTTGCGCACGGGTATTTCGTTTATTGCTCCGACCGCTTCGTGA
- a CDS encoding transporter substrate-binding domain-containing protein: protein MIQRCSVLLTALFASLMLWQLPAHADGLEDVVKRGTLKVAVPQDFPPFGSVGPDMKPRGLDIDTAKLLADQLKVKLELTPVNSTNRIPFLTTGKVDLVISSLGKNPEREKVIDFSSAYAPFYLAVFGPPDAAINNLDDLKGKTISVTRGAIEDIELTKVAPEGTTIKRFEDNNSTIAAYLAGQVDLIASGNVVMVAISERNPKRVPALKVKLKDSPVYVGVNKNEPALLDKVNQILATAKTDGSLEKNSQTWLKQPLPADL, encoded by the coding sequence ATGATCCAGCGTTGCAGCGTCCTGCTCACTGCCCTGTTTGCCAGTTTGATGCTTTGGCAATTGCCCGCCCACGCCGATGGCCTGGAGGATGTGGTCAAGCGCGGCACGCTCAAGGTCGCCGTGCCCCAGGATTTCCCGCCCTTCGGTTCGGTCGGCCCGGACATGAAGCCCCGCGGCCTGGACATCGACACCGCGAAACTGCTGGCCGACCAGCTCAAGGTCAAGCTTGAACTGACCCCGGTCAACAGCACCAACCGCATTCCGTTCCTGACCACCGGCAAGGTCGACCTGGTGATTTCCAGCCTGGGCAAGAACCCGGAGCGGGAAAAGGTCATCGACTTCTCCAGCGCCTACGCGCCGTTCTACCTGGCCGTATTCGGCCCGCCCGATGCCGCCATCAACAACCTGGACGACCTCAAGGGCAAGACCATCAGTGTCACTCGTGGCGCCATCGAAGACATCGAGCTGACCAAGGTCGCCCCCGAAGGCACCACCATCAAGCGCTTCGAAGACAACAACTCGACCATCGCCGCCTACCTGGCCGGCCAGGTCGACCTGATCGCCAGCGGCAACGTGGTGATGGTCGCCATCAGCGAACGCAACCCCAAGCGCGTCCCGGCATTGAAAGTGAAACTCAAGGATTCGCCGGTGTACGTGGGCGTCAACAAGAACGAGCCGGCATTGCTGGACAAGGTCAACCAGATCCTTGCCACCGCCAAGACCGATGGCAGCCTGGAGAAAAACTCCCAGACCTGGCTCAAGCAACCGCTGCCGGCCGATCTCTGA